The proteins below come from a single Burkholderia contaminans genomic window:
- a CDS encoding 2-hydroxyacid dehydrogenase, translating to MTIDILLTQPLPDAIDAELSARYAVHRLYAAEQPDALLDRVAARIRGVVTGGANGLAATLMDRLPALEIVAISGIGTDAVDLDRARARGIHVTTTPDVLTDDVADMAMGLILMTLRDLGAGERIVRAGRWGKTVQPLATQVTGKRLGIVGLGRVGRAIAQRAQAFRMPVSYFGPREHRDSDYRFVPDLAALARDSDVLVIAASADHGNVLVTADVLAALGPKGFLINVARGKLVDEAALIRALADGTIAGAGLDVFANEPHVPAELLELDRVVVQPHRASATHETREEMGRIVLANLAACFAGQRPPTSVTR from the coding sequence ATGACCATCGACATCCTCCTCACCCAGCCGCTCCCCGACGCCATCGACGCCGAACTGTCCGCCCGTTACGCGGTGCACCGGCTGTATGCGGCCGAGCAACCGGACGCGCTGCTCGATCGCGTCGCCGCCCGCATCCGCGGTGTCGTGACCGGCGGCGCGAACGGCCTCGCCGCCACGCTGATGGACCGGCTGCCCGCGCTCGAGATCGTCGCGATCAGCGGCATCGGCACCGACGCCGTCGATCTCGACCGCGCGCGGGCACGCGGCATCCACGTGACGACGACGCCCGACGTGCTGACCGACGACGTCGCCGACATGGCGATGGGGCTGATCCTCATGACGCTGCGCGACCTCGGCGCCGGCGAGCGCATCGTGCGCGCCGGCCGCTGGGGCAAGACGGTCCAGCCGCTCGCGACGCAGGTGACCGGCAAGCGTCTCGGCATCGTCGGGCTTGGTCGCGTCGGCCGTGCGATCGCACAGCGCGCGCAGGCGTTCCGGATGCCCGTGAGCTACTTCGGCCCGCGCGAGCATCGCGACAGCGACTATCGCTTCGTGCCCGACCTCGCCGCGCTCGCGCGCGACAGCGACGTGCTCGTGATCGCGGCATCGGCCGATCACGGCAACGTGCTCGTGACCGCCGACGTGCTCGCCGCGCTCGGCCCCAAAGGATTCCTGATCAATGTCGCACGCGGCAAGCTGGTCGACGAAGCCGCGCTGATTCGCGCACTCGCCGACGGCACAATCGCCGGCGCCGGCCTCGACGTATTCGCGAACGAGCCGCACGTACCGGCCGAGCTGCTCGAGCTCGACCGTGTCGTCGTGCAGCCGCACCGTGCGAGCGCGACCCACGAAACGCGCGAAGAGATGGGCCGGATCGTGCTGGCCAACCTCGCTGCATGCTTCGCGGGCCAGCGCCCGCCGACCAGCGTCACGCGCTGA
- a CDS encoding MFS transporter, with protein MPNRSSGAALAASPAASRTIGRVRYAVLALIFAVTVINYADRATMSIAGTGVAHDLGLTPVQLGIVFSAFAWAYAIGQIPGGWLLDRFGARRVYGLSLLLWSVFTMLQGTVGWLAVQGASATLALFVMRFMLGLVESPAFPANSRIVACWFPTAERGTASALFNSAQYMAVVLFTPAMAWLTHALGWEHVFLWMGMLGIALAALWFAWYREPHGHPRVSDAERDYLRAHGALVDLEANRVRHRPRVSWHDVSQLFRHRNLWAIYVGQYCITALTYFFITWFPIYLIKGRGMTIMEAGWVAALPAICGFTGGVLGGVLSDWLIRRGMHPSKARKTPFVVGMAMATLLVLANGATSNAVVIALMTIAFFGKGLAAVGWAVLADTAPEGMVGLSGGVFNGLGNIAGIVTPLVIGYFVASTGSFAGALWFVAAHGLLGIAAYGWLAGRFERIRIAPRA; from the coding sequence ATGCCCAATCGATCCAGCGGCGCCGCCCTCGCCGCGTCGCCCGCCGCCTCGCGCACGATCGGACGCGTCCGCTATGCGGTCCTCGCGCTGATCTTCGCGGTCACCGTCATCAACTATGCGGACCGCGCGACGATGTCGATCGCCGGCACCGGCGTCGCGCATGACCTCGGGCTGACGCCCGTGCAGCTCGGCATCGTCTTTTCCGCGTTCGCGTGGGCCTATGCGATCGGCCAGATCCCGGGCGGCTGGCTGCTCGACCGCTTCGGCGCACGGCGCGTGTACGGCCTGAGCCTGCTGCTGTGGTCGGTCTTCACGATGCTGCAGGGCACGGTCGGCTGGCTCGCCGTGCAAGGCGCGTCCGCCACGCTCGCGCTGTTCGTGATGCGCTTCATGCTCGGCCTCGTCGAATCGCCGGCGTTCCCGGCCAACTCGAGAATCGTCGCGTGCTGGTTCCCGACCGCCGAACGCGGCACGGCATCTGCCCTGTTCAATTCGGCGCAGTACATGGCCGTCGTGCTGTTCACGCCCGCGATGGCGTGGCTCACGCATGCGCTCGGCTGGGAGCACGTGTTCCTGTGGATGGGGATGCTCGGCATCGCGCTCGCCGCGCTGTGGTTCGCGTGGTATCGCGAACCGCACGGCCACCCGCGCGTGAGCGACGCGGAGCGCGACTACCTGCGCGCGCACGGCGCGCTCGTCGATCTCGAAGCGAACCGCGTGCGCCATCGGCCGCGCGTGTCGTGGCACGACGTGTCGCAACTGTTCCGCCACCGCAACCTGTGGGCGATCTACGTCGGCCAGTACTGCATCACGGCACTCACCTACTTCTTCATCACGTGGTTCCCGATCTACCTGATCAAGGGGCGCGGGATGACGATCATGGAGGCCGGCTGGGTCGCCGCGCTGCCGGCGATCTGCGGGTTCACGGGCGGCGTGCTCGGCGGCGTGCTGTCGGACTGGCTGATCCGGCGCGGCATGCATCCGTCGAAGGCGCGCAAGACGCCGTTCGTCGTGGGGATGGCGATGGCGACGCTGCTCGTGCTTGCGAACGGCGCAACGTCGAATGCGGTCGTGATCGCGCTGATGACGATCGCGTTCTTCGGCAAGGGGCTCGCGGCGGTCGGCTGGGCCGTGCTCGCCGACACCGCGCCGGAAGGCATGGTCGGCCTGAGCGGCGGCGTGTTCAACGGCCTCGGCAACATCGCCGGGATCGTCACGCCGCTCGTGATCGGCTATTTCGTCGCCAGCACCGGCTCGTTCGCCGGCGCATTGTGGTTCGTCGCCGCGCACGGGTTGCTCGGCATTGCCGCCTACGGATGGCTCGCGGGGCGCTTCGAGCGGATTCGCATCGCGCCGCGCGCATGA
- a CDS encoding LysR family transcriptional regulator, with protein MDMLENMRLFVRVVESGSFTAVAKEIDATTAQVSRAVSNLEAHVQTRLLHRTTRHLGLTESGERYFERAKSILAEIDYANAEARNALLRPSGKMRIHAMTGLGQSHVVSSIVRYQEDNPDVSVELTLAQRMPNLVEEGYDVSIVTASQLPDSGYVAQTCGTSCSVLVASREYLARHGTPQSPDELPNHVCLRLDTPASPAGEWRLERSDGEEAVYELQPAPFQVNVPDALCVAVRAGRGIACVALYTVLDDIREGRLIRVLPEYRLQTVSVYAVYATRRYLDAKIRTFLDHLRTTLTPALENDLRELDRLTTEQMPGGRKRA; from the coding sequence ATGGACATGCTCGAAAACATGCGCCTGTTCGTGCGCGTTGTCGAATCCGGCAGTTTTACTGCGGTCGCGAAGGAAATCGACGCGACCACCGCGCAGGTTTCCCGCGCGGTATCGAACCTCGAAGCGCACGTACAGACGCGGCTGCTGCATCGCACGACGCGCCACCTCGGCCTCACCGAAAGCGGCGAACGCTATTTCGAGCGCGCTAAATCGATCCTCGCGGAAATCGACTACGCGAACGCGGAGGCGCGCAACGCATTGCTGCGGCCGAGCGGCAAGATGCGCATTCATGCGATGACGGGGCTCGGGCAGAGTCATGTCGTGTCGTCGATCGTCCGTTACCAGGAGGACAACCCGGACGTGTCGGTCGAGCTGACGCTCGCGCAGCGGATGCCGAATCTCGTCGAGGAGGGGTATGACGTATCGATCGTGACGGCGTCGCAACTGCCCGATTCGGGCTATGTCGCGCAGACCTGCGGCACGAGCTGCAGCGTGCTCGTCGCGTCGCGCGAATACCTGGCGCGCCACGGCACGCCGCAGTCGCCCGACGAATTGCCGAACCACGTGTGCCTGCGCCTCGATACGCCCGCATCGCCGGCCGGCGAATGGCGGCTCGAGCGCAGCGATGGCGAGGAGGCTGTCTACGAGCTACAGCCCGCGCCGTTTCAGGTCAACGTGCCGGACGCGCTGTGCGTCGCGGTGCGCGCCGGGCGCGGGATCGCTTGCGTCGCGCTGTACACGGTGCTCGACGACATCCGCGAAGGGCGGCTGATCCGCGTGCTGCCCGAGTACCGGCTGCAGACGGTGAGCGTGTACGCCGTCTACGCGACGCGCCGCTATCTCGACGCGAAGATCCGCACGTTCCTCGATCACCTGCGCACGACGCTCACGCCCGCGCTGGAGAACGACCTGCGTGAACTCGACCGGCTGACGACCGAACAGATGCCGGGCGGCCGCAAGCGCGCGTGA
- a CDS encoding calcium:proton antiporter, producing MPLSSNQLPRWTLVAPLAAWLVLALSRVVPAEGLVIAVFAAALAGAVFAAVHHAEVVAHRVGEPFGTLVLAVAVTVIEVALIVSVMLGAGPEKSGLARDTVFAAVMIICNGIVGICLLVGAWKHGEQDFQGRGASKALAVLASLSVLSLVMPNYLNAAPGPFFSKSQLAFAGVSSLVLYGAFVFVQTVRHRDYFLAEHDSANEAVHAAAPSNRTAVISMLLLFASLVAVVLLAKLLSPAVEHAVMRLGAPEAAVGIVIAALVLLPEGLAAVTAARANRLQTSMNLALGSALASIGLTIPTVAAVFIWVGQPLTLGIGPMETVLLALTLLVSTLTLSQGRTTVLHGVVHLSLFAAYLFLSITH from the coding sequence ATGCCGCTCTCGTCCAACCAGCTCCCGCGCTGGACCCTCGTGGCCCCGCTTGCCGCGTGGCTGGTGCTCGCGCTGTCGCGCGTCGTGCCGGCCGAAGGCCTCGTCATCGCGGTGTTCGCCGCCGCGCTCGCCGGCGCCGTGTTCGCCGCCGTCCACCATGCCGAAGTCGTCGCGCACCGCGTCGGCGAACCGTTCGGCACGCTCGTGCTCGCGGTTGCCGTGACCGTCATCGAAGTCGCGCTGATCGTGTCGGTGATGCTCGGCGCGGGCCCCGAGAAATCAGGCCTCGCCCGCGACACCGTGTTCGCCGCCGTGATGATCATCTGCAACGGCATCGTCGGTATCTGCCTGCTGGTCGGCGCGTGGAAGCACGGTGAACAGGACTTCCAGGGGCGCGGCGCCAGCAAGGCGCTCGCGGTGCTGGCGTCGCTGTCGGTGCTGTCGCTCGTGATGCCGAACTACCTGAACGCCGCGCCGGGCCCGTTCTTCTCGAAATCGCAGCTCGCGTTCGCCGGCGTGTCGTCGCTCGTGCTGTACGGCGCGTTCGTGTTCGTGCAGACCGTGCGCCACCGCGACTACTTCCTCGCCGAGCACGACAGCGCGAACGAGGCCGTCCACGCGGCAGCGCCGAGCAACCGCACCGCCGTGATCAGCATGCTGCTGCTGTTCGCGAGCCTCGTCGCGGTCGTGCTGCTCGCGAAGCTGCTGTCGCCGGCCGTCGAGCACGCGGTGATGCGGCTCGGCGCACCCGAGGCCGCGGTCGGTATCGTGATCGCCGCGCTCGTGCTGCTGCCGGAAGGGCTCGCGGCCGTCACCGCCGCACGCGCGAACCGCCTGCAGACCAGCATGAACCTGGCGCTCGGTTCGGCGCTCGCGAGTATCGGGCTGACGATCCCGACCGTCGCGGCCGTGTTCATCTGGGTCGGCCAGCCGCTCACGCTCGGCATCGGCCCGATGGAAACCGTCCTGCTGGCGCTCACCCTGCTCGTCAGCACGCTGACGCTCAGCCAGGGGCGTACAACGGTGCTGCACGGCGTCGTGCACCTGTCGCTGTTCGCCGCATACCTGTTCCTGTCGATCACGCATTGA
- a CDS encoding transporter substrate-binding and LysM peptidoglycan-binding domain-containing protein, producing MKKLLGAIAFLVVLVGVWIVHQGGLSTLIPAHDAAPASTSAQNGDAGQSAQSSPSANVLPAGFTPQASALKSIAENGIVRISVQNPSEPFFGEDKGTPHGFNVEFARLLFADPSFSHGGKPVVVDTRHEVDTYPGVPKQLLDTDAKGNHVVDVAMDGLTFPDNTPSGVVYSVPYVDDFGYSLIVRQGSAIRSTDDLAGKTVGILKGDPDVRAFVTRQYPNVKFVEVDDSDPAFIAKSIDGHTVDAFIYDYPFAVSSIKDTDLKFAVTKLDGSNIAYKIGVRADDQDLLIYLNAAIAKLKQSPQYLDLLRKYFVSDQAVTTAAASGEHTYVVKAGDTLNMIAASKLGSGQRYREIQRRNNLANPNLILAGQHLVIPVR from the coding sequence ATGAAAAAACTTCTTGGCGCCATCGCATTTCTGGTCGTGCTCGTCGGCGTATGGATCGTGCATCAGGGCGGCCTGTCGACGTTGATTCCCGCGCATGACGCGGCCCCGGCATCGACGTCCGCGCAAAATGGCGACGCCGGCCAGTCCGCTCAGTCTTCCCCGTCGGCCAACGTACTGCCGGCCGGCTTCACGCCGCAGGCCAGCGCGCTGAAATCGATTGCCGAAAACGGCATCGTGCGGATCTCCGTGCAGAACCCGAGCGAACCGTTCTTCGGCGAGGACAAGGGCACGCCGCACGGCTTCAACGTCGAATTCGCGCGGCTGCTGTTCGCGGATCCGTCGTTCTCGCACGGCGGCAAGCCGGTGGTCGTCGATACGCGTCACGAGGTCGACACATACCCGGGCGTGCCGAAGCAGCTGCTCGATACGGATGCGAAGGGGAACCACGTGGTCGACGTGGCGATGGACGGGCTGACGTTCCCGGACAACACGCCGTCGGGCGTCGTCTATTCGGTGCCGTACGTCGACGATTTCGGCTACTCGCTGATCGTGCGGCAGGGCTCCGCGATACGCTCGACCGACGATCTTGCGGGCAAGACGGTCGGCATCCTGAAGGGTGACCCGGACGTGCGTGCGTTCGTCACGCGCCAGTACCCGAACGTGAAGTTCGTCGAAGTCGACGATTCCGATCCGGCCTTCATTGCGAAGAGCATCGACGGCCATACGGTCGACGCGTTCATCTACGACTATCCGTTCGCGGTCAGCTCGATCAAGGACACCGACCTGAAGTTCGCGGTGACCAAGCTCGACGGCTCGAACATCGCGTACAAGATCGGCGTGCGCGCGGACGACCAGGATCTGCTGATCTACCTGAATGCCGCGATCGCGAAGCTCAAGCAGTCGCCCCAGTATCTCGACCTGCTGCGCAAGTACTTCGTCAGCGACCAGGCGGTGACGACCGCGGCCGCGTCGGGCGAGCATACGTACGTGGTGAAGGCGGGCGACACGCTGAACATGATCGCGGCGAGCAAGCTCGGCAGCGGCCAGCGCTATCGCGAGATTCAACGCCGCAACAACCTCGCCAACCCGAACCTGATCCTGGCGGGCCAGCATCTGGTGATTCCGGTGCGGTAA
- a CDS encoding LysR substrate-binding domain-containing protein, which yields MIELHQLRCFVAVAEELHFGRAARRLFMTQPPLSRQIQLLEHALGIALLERSSRQVSLTAAGERFLRDARHILEFSARAEQAAQRVAHGGAGRITLGFTAVSAYRMIPMLLAHAAHALPDVDIELREMVSTVQIDALASRMLDAGFVRQRAARQPLEYRLVQREPMLVAVAEGAPLAACERIGPDDLDRQPFIAYSPNEGKYFHDLISGVFANAGRLPNYLHYVGQTHTILGLVRAGLGAALVPASARELHVDGVVFRPLAGADVAAELYLAWRADNDNPALPVFNAMVERFLSQEQGGA from the coding sequence ATGATTGAACTGCACCAGCTTCGCTGCTTCGTCGCGGTTGCCGAGGAACTGCATTTCGGCCGTGCGGCGCGACGGCTCTTCATGACCCAGCCGCCGCTCAGCCGGCAGATCCAGCTGCTCGAGCATGCGCTCGGCATCGCGCTGCTCGAACGCAGCAGCCGGCAGGTCAGCCTGACCGCGGCCGGCGAGCGCTTTCTGCGCGACGCGCGGCACATCCTCGAATTCTCCGCACGGGCCGAGCAGGCCGCGCAGCGCGTCGCACACGGCGGCGCCGGCCGCATCACGCTCGGCTTCACGGCGGTCAGCGCGTACCGGATGATCCCGATGCTGCTGGCGCACGCCGCGCACGCGCTGCCGGACGTCGACATCGAATTGCGCGAGATGGTGTCGACCGTGCAGATCGATGCGCTGGCGTCGCGGATGCTCGACGCCGGCTTCGTGCGCCAGCGCGCCGCGCGCCAGCCGCTCGAATACCGGCTCGTGCAGCGCGAGCCGATGCTGGTAGCGGTCGCGGAGGGCGCGCCGCTCGCCGCGTGCGAGCGCATCGGTCCCGACGATCTCGACCGGCAGCCGTTCATCGCGTATTCGCCGAACGAGGGGAAGTACTTCCACGACCTGATTTCCGGCGTCTTCGCGAACGCGGGGCGGCTGCCGAACTACCTGCATTACGTCGGGCAGACGCATACGATCCTCGGCCTCGTGCGCGCGGGGCTCGGCGCCGCGCTCGTGCCGGCGTCGGCGCGCGAACTGCATGTCGACGGCGTGGTGTTCCGGCCGCTGGCGGGCGCCGACGTGGCGGCCGAGCTGTATCTCGCGTGGCGCGCGGACAACGACAATCCGGCGCTGCCGGTGTTCAACGCGATGGTCGAGCGGTTCCTCTCGCAGGAGCAGGGCGGTGCGTAA